Genomic DNA from Nitratidesulfovibrio vulgaris str. Hildenborough:
CGCTGCCGGCGAACACAAGACCAAGCCCACCCAGCACAGCGTCAAGGAGCTTCGCTCCATCGGCATCCAGCCCGACATCATCCTCTGCCGTTGCGAAGAGGCCATCACCGCCGACCTCAAGCGCAAGATCGCCCTGTTCTGCAACGTCGATCAGGATGCCGTCTTCTCTGCCGTGGATGTGAAGAACATCTACGAAGTGCCGCTGCGATTCTACGAAGAGGGCTTCGACCAGAAGATCGCCATCATGCTTCGCCTGCCTGCCAAGAATCCCAACCTCGAGCCGTGGGAGACGCTGGTCGACACCTGCGCGCATCCGCAGGGCAGGGTGACCATAGGTATCGTCGGCAAGTACGTGGACCTCAAGGAGGCCTACAAGAGCCTGCATGAGGCGCTGGTGCACGGTGGCGTGGCCAACAAGGTGGCTGTCGACCTCAAGTACGTGAACTCCGAGGAGATCACCGAAGAGAACGTGGCCGAGGCCCTGAAGGGGCTCGACGGCATACTGGTTCCCGGTGGCTTCGGCTATCGCGGCGTTGAAGGCAAGATTCTCACCATCCGCTATGCCCGTGAGAACAGGGTGCCCTTCTTCGGCATCTGCCTCGGGATGCAGTGCGCCGTGATCGAATTCGCCCGCAACGTGATGGGGCTTGAAGATGCCAACTCCGAAGAGTTCAATGAACTCAGCAAGAACAAGGTCATCTACCTCATGACGGAATGGTTCGACCATCGCCGTCAGGCGGTCGAGCGCCGTGATTCGTCCAGCGACAAGGGTGGTACCATGCGCCTCGGCTCGTACCCCTGCGTCGTGGTTCCCGACACCAAGGCCCATGATGCCTACGGCGTGAAGCATATCGACGAGCGTCACCGTCATCGCTTCGAGTTCAACAAGGCATACTTCGATGCCATGGCCCAGAGTGGCATGGTCTTCAGTGGTCTTTCCCCTGATGGCGAACTGGTGGAAATCGTCGAGTTGCCCGACCATCCGTGGTTCCTCGGCTGTCAGTTCCACCCCGAATTCAAGTCCAATCCCATGCAGCCGCATCCGCTGTTCCGCGAGTTCATCCGCGCAGCGAAGACGCACCCTGCCGGGAAGCGATAATCGAACAGGCGCGGCGGTGGACGTTCTACCGCCGCCGCGCCACCGACTGGCCCATCCGGCCGGAGGCCCATGCAACATCCCACCCCCGATGCCCTCCACGCCCGTCTCGCCGCAAGGCGCTTCATTCTTGCAGGCCCGTGCGCCCTTGAAGACTTCGACGTCGCCATGGAGACAGCCCATGCCGTGCGTGAGGCTGCCGAGGCCGCCGGGCTTTTCGCCGTCTTCAAAAGCTCGTGGGACAAGGCCAACCGTACTTCCATCACCAGTTTCCGTGGCCCCGGTCTTGTGCGGGGCATGGAGTGGCTGGCCCGAATCCGTGAAGAGAGCGGTCTGCCTGTCGTCACGGACATCCATCTTCCCGAACAGGCTGCACCTGTCGCCGAAGTCGCCGACATCATCCAGATACCGGCCTTCCTCTGTCGCCAG
This window encodes:
- a CDS encoding CTP synthase; this encodes MKTKFIFITGGVLSSLGKGLAAASVGALLKARGLKVTIQKLDPYINVDPGTMNPFQHGEVYVTDDGAETDLDLGHYERYLAEPMSQKNNYTSGSIYHRVITKERRGDYLGGTVQVIPHVTDEIKNAVLSLAEDDPDVALIEIGGTVGDIEGLPFLEAIRQLRGDLGKDRCLYIHLTLVPYLRAAGEHKTKPTQHSVKELRSIGIQPDIILCRCEEAITADLKRKIALFCNVDQDAVFSAVDVKNIYEVPLRFYEEGFDQKIAIMLRLPAKNPNLEPWETLVDTCAHPQGRVTIGIVGKYVDLKEAYKSLHEALVHGGVANKVAVDLKYVNSEEITEENVAEALKGLDGILVPGGFGYRGVEGKILTIRYARENRVPFFGICLGMQCAVIEFARNVMGLEDANSEEFNELSKNKVIYLMTEWFDHRRQAVERRDSSSDKGGTMRLGSYPCVVVPDTKAHDAYGVKHIDERHRHRFEFNKAYFDAMAQSGMVFSGLSPDGELVEIVELPDHPWFLGCQFHPEFKSNPMQPHPLFREFIRAAKTHPAGKR